Genomic segment of Polycladomyces abyssicola:
GGATACTGTGGGTAACTCTCTTTTTTTGTTGATATGAATGAGCAAACCGTTTCCCATTTGTGTGGATAAACCTGTGGAAAGTGGTGGAAGGGGGGAGAAGATGGAAACGCATTATCAACAGCTATGGGATCGTGCTTTGCAGTACATCCAGGAAAAGCTGAGCAAACCCAGTTATGAAACATGGTTGAAATCCACAGAGGCTGTGGATTACCGGGATCAGACGCTGATCATCGCCGCGCCGAACGAATTTGCCCGCGACTGGTTGGAATCCCGTTACTCCAATTTGGTGCGAGAAACTTTGCGGGAAGTAACGGGGTCGGTAATCGGCGTGCAGTTCGTCACACACTCGTCGAAAGCGAATGACGACAATGATACCGTCTCGCCGACGAACGAGCCGGGGGAAATGGACGATTCACCCAAAACGATGCTCAATCCCCGGTATACGTTTGACACGTTCGTGATCGGCTCGGGCAACCGGTTCGCACATGCGGCTTCACTTGCAGTGGCAGAAGCACCCGCCAAAGCGTACAATCCCCTGTTTATTTACGGTGGCGTCGGGTTGGGCAAAACACACCTGATGCACGCAATCGGGCATTATGTATTGAGTCATAATCCGGGCAGCAATGTGGTGTATCTGTCATCCGAGAAATTCACCAATGAATTCATCAACTCGATCCGAGACAACAAAACGGTGGATTTCCGGAACAAATACCGCAATGTAGACGTGTTGCTGATCGACGACATCCAATTTCTCGCGGGCAAGGAACAGACACAGGAAGAGTTTTTCCACACTTTCAATGCGTTGCATGAGGAAAGCAAACAGATCGTCATTTCCAGCGATCGGCCGCCCAAGGAGATTCCCACATTAGAAGATCGGCTCCGTTCCCGGTTTGAATGGGGGCTGATCACGGACATTCAGCCTCCCGATCTGGAGACGCGAATCGCCATTCTGCGCAAAAAAGCGATTGCGGACAACCTCAACATTCCCAATGAAGTGTTGATTTTCATCGCTAACCGGGTCGACACCAACATTCGGGAGCTGGAAGGGGCATTGATCCGCGTCGTCGCATACTCCGCGTTGATGAGCAAACCGATTACGGCCGAACTGGCGGAAGAAGCGCTCAAGGACTTGGTCACGCAATCCGGACCGCGGGCGATCACGATTCGGGACATACAACAAGTGGTCAGTGATTATTACCGGTTGGATCTGGAGGATCTCAAAGGGAAAAAACGGACGAAAAGCGTCGCGTTCCCCCGACAGATCGCCATGTACCTATCCAGGGAAATGACCGATTATTCTCTGCCGAAAATCGGGGAAGAGTTCGGTGGCAGGGATCATACAACGGTGATTCATGCTCATGAAAAGATCGCCAAGATCGTCGAAAGCGATCCCCATCTGCAACAGGCGATCGAAGAGTTGAAAAGCCGTATCCGTCAGCGGACGACCTAATCATTCACATGTTATTCACAGAAAAACTGTGGATGACTTTTCTTATACGAAGCAGTTCGCTGTCACCATGAAAACAGGGCTGTGGATGAATGTGGATAATCATCAGTGTTTATCCCCAGCTTGTACACACATTATCCACATCGAAATATGCCGTCACATCTGGGTTTACGACACTTATACACATTATCCACAGGCCCTACTACTAGTACTCCTGCTTTTTTATATTATCCAATAATAGAAAATAGAACAGGAACCGCGCAGAACGTCCTCTCCGTTTTTCACCGACCGCTTCTTTCAGATACGCCAACAGACCCGGTAATCCCCAACATATCCACATCGTAGAGGAGAAACCGAAAAAGGAGGATTCCCATGAAATTTCGCGTACAACGCGCGGCATTGGTGGAAGCCGTGTCCCAAGTGTCCAAAGCGGTATCGCAAAAAACAACGATCCCCATATTGACGGGGATCAAAGTCTCGGCTGAAGACACAGGTTTGACGTTGACCGGGATGAACTCCGATCTGACGATTCAAGTACGAATTCCCCACCGGGTGGATGATAAAGAACAAGTAAATGTGGAAAGAATAGGAAATATCGTCTTACCCGGACGCATTTTGGGAGACATCGTACGCAAATTGCCAGGTGATGAAGTGGAGTGGACGGTAGATCGTTTGATCACCACAATTCGTTCGGGTCAGGCCCAGTTCCAGCTGAACGGACTGGATGCCGAAGAATACCCGCGTCTGCCGCAACTGGAGGAACATCAAACTTTCAGCATGCAGGCGGATCTGTTGAAATCGATGATCCGGCAAACCGGTTTTGCCGTTTCAACACAAGAGGCTCGGGGCGTGTTGACGGGGGTGCTGTGTCAGCTGAAACAAGGACGCCTCATCTTCGTCGCGACCGACAGTCACCGACTCTCCCGCCGGGAAGCCGAAGTGGAAGCAGATCCGGAGCTGGATTTGCACAATGTCGTCATCCCCGGCAAAAGCTTGTCAGAGCTGGCCAAGATTTTGGCAGATCAGGACGGTTGGGTGGATGTAGTCGTCGCTGACAATCAAATCCTGGTCAAAGCGGACAATCTGCTGTTCTTCTCTCGACTGCTAGAAGGAAATTATCCGGATACCAACCGGGTCATTCCCCAAGGCGGCATCTCGGAGATGGTCACTTCCACCCGCGAAATGCTGGAATCAGTGGAGCGTGCCTCATTAATTAGTCGGGATGGACGCGACAATGTGATAAAATGGACTGTGAAAGCCGAAGGGCATGTGGAAGTCACTTCGGCCGCACAGGATGTCGGTGTGGCGACAGAAGAGGTTCCCGCCAAGGTGAGCGGAGAAGAACTGACCATCTCGTTTAACGCCCGATACATGATAGAGGCGCTTCGGGCGGTGGACAGCGAAGAGATCCGCATCACCTTTACGGGAACGATGACACCGTTCGTCATCCAACCGGCCGACCGTGAGGACGCCCTTCATTTGATTGTTCCGATCCGCACGCGTTAGCGCGTGTTTGAAACATTCATGAGGCAGTGACGTTTTCCCGGGCGGGTGAAGACCTGAGCCCGACCGAGTGAAGAACTGAAAAGCGCAGGGATGGGCGCGGGCAATATCCTGAAAGTGAAGCCAACTTTGCCCGCGTCCTGTACTTTCGGTTCGAAGCGGGCATGGTATGCTTCCTTGACAGGGCAAAGTTGGAATGAGTCGGGAAAACGGACGATATTCATCGAACACGCAAAAGCCAACGTTTGCGGATGAGGAAAAGAAGGAGTTGGAGTGAAGACCCCGTGCAAATCGTCAAGATCGATACCCCCTATATCACGCTTGGTCAATTGCTCAAAGTGCTGGATGTGATTCAGACCGGCGGGCAGGCCAAATGGTTTCTCGCCGAACACGTCGTGAAAGTGAACGGCGAAGAGGAGGACCGCCGCGGACGCAAAATCTATCCACAGGACATTGTGGAAATCGACGGGCTGGAGCCGGTGCGCGTGGTGGCGGACTGACGGGAGGGACCGTTTTGCGCGTACAACGTTTGGAACTTCGCCATTATCGCAACATCGACCACCTCGACTTGACGTGTCCGGGGGAACTCCACCTCTTCATCGGTCCCAATGCACAGGGGAAAACCAACATTTTGGAATCCCTTTACGTACTGGCTTTGGGCAAGTCGCACCGTGCGCGTTCCCACAAGGAATTGATCCAGTGGAATCAACCGTTTGCCCAACTGAATGCGCGCGTCATGCGCGGCGAAGGAATGCAGCGGCTGGAAATCCGCTTGACGGAGCAGGGGAAAAAGGCGAGTCGAAACGGCGTGGAGCAACGCCGGCTGTCCGAGTACATCGGCACATTGACGGCGGTGCTGTTTGCCCCGGAGGATTTGGCGTTGGTCAAGGGAAGCCCGCAGGTTCGCCGAAGGTTCCTGGACATGGAAATCGGTCAGGTCAGCCCCGCTTATGTGCATCACTTGTCGCAATACAACAAACTGATGGTCCAGCGGAACCATCTGCTCAAAGATTTGTTTCGCAACCGTGGCCAACTCCCGCTGTTGGAAGTGTTGGACCATCAACTCGCACAAGCTGCTGCCGTCGTATGGAAGAAGCGGGCCATGTTTATCGGGCGGTTGGCCGTTTGGGCAGAAGAAATCCACCGGGCCATCACCCAAGGGCAGGAACGGCTGCAACTCCGGTATTGCCCCTCCATTCCCGTCGGGCCCGAAGAGGAGGAATCCGTGCTGGCCGAACGTTTGGTCCGTCAATTGGAAAAGGTGCGTGAAAAGGAAATTGCCCGGGGCAGCACATCGATCGGACCGCACCGGGACGACCTGCAACTTGCGGTCGGCGATACGGACCTTCATACATACGGTTCCCAAGGACAACAGCGAACGGCCGCGCTTTCGCTCAAACTGGCGGAGATCGAACTGATTCGACAGGAAACCGGTCATTATCCCATTCTTCTTTTGGATGATGTCCTGTCCGAATTGGACGATAGCCGCAAAACGCACCTGTTGGAGGCGATCCGTGGAAAGGTGCAGACATTTGTCACCGCGACCGGCTTGGAAGGTATCGGCTCCGACACATTGGCACGGGCGCAAGTATACGCGGTCAAGCAGGGAACCATTTCCGAATGGAGGTGATCCGGGTGTATATTCACTTGGGTGGCAACAAGATGATTCGCTCCACCGAGGTGGTGGCCATCTTGGATGCAGGTACGCGCCGAGCCCCCCATTCGCTTACGCCGTTTTTGGAGGCGGCACAGGCCAGCGGACGCATGGAAACCATCTCGCATGAAGAGGTCAAATCCTATGTGGTGACGAAAGAGGCAATCTACCCCTCGCCGATCTCGTCGACCACACTGATGAAACGGGCACAACCGCCCCGAAACGGTTCTCATCGATCATCTTGAATTTTCCGCAAACCGACGGCAAGTTTTCACATAGGAGAGAGTAGGTGAAGTTGGTGTCAGCGCAAAAAACCAACTATGACGAAACACAGATTCAGGTACTTGAAGGATTGGAAGCCGTTCGCAAGCGTCCGGGGATGTATATCGGTTCCACCAGCAGCCGCGGGCTGCACCACCTGGTGTGGGAAGTGGTGGACAACAGCATCGACGAAGCGTTGGCCGGACGATGCGATACGATCGAAGTAACGGTGCACGAAGACAACAGTGTCACCGTGGACGACAACGGCAGTGGGATTCCGGTCGGGATCCATCCCAAGATGGGCAGGCCGGCGGTGGAAGTGGTAATGACTGTCCTGCATGCCGGCGGCAAATTCGGCGGCGACGGCTACAAGATCTCCGGCGGATTGCACGGGGTGGGTGTCTCCGTCGTTAACGCCCTGTCCGAATGGCTGGAGGTCATCGTCAAGCGGGACGGTAAAGTGCACCGGCAGCGTTATCG
This window contains:
- the dnaN gene encoding DNA polymerase III subunit beta; translation: MKFRVQRAALVEAVSQVSKAVSQKTTIPILTGIKVSAEDTGLTLTGMNSDLTIQVRIPHRVDDKEQVNVERIGNIVLPGRILGDIVRKLPGDEVEWTVDRLITTIRSGQAQFQLNGLDAEEYPRLPQLEEHQTFSMQADLLKSMIRQTGFAVSTQEARGVLTGVLCQLKQGRLIFVATDSHRLSRREAEVEADPELDLHNVVIPGKSLSELAKILADQDGWVDVVVADNQILVKADNLLFFSRLLEGNYPDTNRVIPQGGISEMVTSTREMLESVERASLISRDGRDNVIKWTVKAEGHVEVTSAAQDVGVATEEVPAKVSGEELTISFNARYMIEALRAVDSEEIRITFTGTMTPFVIQPADREDALHLIVPIRTR
- the remB gene encoding extracellular matrix regulator RemB, translated to MYIHLGGNKMIRSTEVVAILDAGTRRAPHSLTPFLEAAQASGRMETISHEEVKSYVVTKEAIYPSPISSTTLMKRAQPPRNGSHRSS
- the recF gene encoding DNA replication/repair protein RecF (All proteins in this family for which functions are known are DNA-binding proteins that assist the filamentation of RecA onto DNA for the initiation of recombination or recombinational repair.), with product MRVQRLELRHYRNIDHLDLTCPGELHLFIGPNAQGKTNILESLYVLALGKSHRARSHKELIQWNQPFAQLNARVMRGEGMQRLEIRLTEQGKKASRNGVEQRRLSEYIGTLTAVLFAPEDLALVKGSPQVRRRFLDMEIGQVSPAYVHHLSQYNKLMVQRNHLLKDLFRNRGQLPLLEVLDHQLAQAAAVVWKKRAMFIGRLAVWAEEIHRAITQGQERLQLRYCPSIPVGPEEEESVLAERLVRQLEKVREKEIARGSTSIGPHRDDLQLAVGDTDLHTYGSQGQQRTAALSLKLAEIELIRQETGHYPILLLDDVLSELDDSRKTHLLEAIRGKVQTFVTATGLEGIGSDTLARAQVYAVKQGTISEWR
- the dnaA gene encoding chromosomal replication initiator protein DnaA, which codes for METHYQQLWDRALQYIQEKLSKPSYETWLKSTEAVDYRDQTLIIAAPNEFARDWLESRYSNLVRETLREVTGSVIGVQFVTHSSKANDDNDTVSPTNEPGEMDDSPKTMLNPRYTFDTFVIGSGNRFAHAASLAVAEAPAKAYNPLFIYGGVGLGKTHLMHAIGHYVLSHNPGSNVVYLSSEKFTNEFINSIRDNKTVDFRNKYRNVDVLLIDDIQFLAGKEQTQEEFFHTFNALHEESKQIVISSDRPPKEIPTLEDRLRSRFEWGLITDIQPPDLETRIAILRKKAIADNLNIPNEVLIFIANRVDTNIRELEGALIRVVAYSALMSKPITAELAEEALKDLVTQSGPRAITIRDIQQVVSDYYRLDLEDLKGKKRTKSVAFPRQIAMYLSREMTDYSLPKIGEEFGGRDHTTVIHAHEKIAKIVESDPHLQQAIEELKSRIRQRTT
- the yaaA gene encoding S4 domain-containing protein YaaA gives rise to the protein MQIVKIDTPYITLGQLLKVLDVIQTGGQAKWFLAEHVVKVNGEEEDRRGRKIYPQDIVEIDGLEPVRVVAD